In the genome of Diaphorobacter sp. HDW4A, the window GTGATGGTCATCGGGCATTCGCCCTGGCCGTAGATCTGCACGAACTTCTGGCCCATGGTGTCGAGCGCGTTGCGCAGGTCTTCCACATACATCGGACCACCTCCGTAGACGATGGTCTTGAATCCATCCACATCCGCCCTCGAGCGGCGGATGTGATCAACGAGACGGTGCACCATGGTGGGCGCAGCGAACAGGCTCAGGTGACCGATGGATGCTGCCAGCTCCACGAGTTCGGCCGGATCAAAGCCGCCCGACACGGGCACCACATGCTTTGCGCCGCGCAGCATGTGTGCGTAGTTGTAGAGGCCCGCACCGTGCGACATGGGCGCGGCGTAGACCATGGCGTCATGCATCTGCACATCGTCCACATCGGTGAAGTAGGCCATGGTCGTGGCGAGCAGGTTGCGGTGCGTCTGCATCACGCCCTTCGGCCTGCCCGTAGTACCGGATGTGTAGAACAGCGAGGCCACGTCATCGGGACGTTTGTCCTCCATCGCAAGCGGGTTTCCGTCGTTCACTGCGGCTTGCCACGCCGCGCTGCCGAAGACCAACAGATCGTAGGCCGCCGCGCCCGCATCCAGCGCCGAATCGTGCAGCTCGGGCGACACGCAGACCACACGCGCACCGGAGTTCTCGAGCACGTAGGCCAGCTCCTTGCTGTGCAGCTTGTAGTTCACCGGCACCGAGATCGCACCGGCCCAGTGGATGGCGTGCAGCGCCTCAAGATACTGCGGGCAGTTGGCGGAAAAGATGGCAACGCGGTCACCGGACCGCACGCCGCAGCTCTCGCGCAAATGGCCTGCGATGCGCGCCACGCGGTCCGCGAGCGTGCGGTAGTCGCAGACCAGCTGCGTTCCGGCAAAAACGGCGGGGCGTTCTCTATGCGCGAGTGCCGTGCGATGGAGCAGCTGCGAGATGTTCATCGCGCGCGCTCCAGAATGCTCACGTAATTGGCGACCGCCGAACCGCCCATGTTGAACACCGCGCCGAGTTCGGGATCGCGCACCTGGATGTCGCCCGCCTCGCCCATGAGCTGCATAGCGGACAGCACATGCATGGACACACCGGTCGCGCCGATGGGGTGGCCCTTGGCCTTGAGACCCCCGGACGCGTTGACCGGCAGGCGGCCATTGCGCATCACCGTACCGTCCTCCAGCAGTCGATGGCCCTGCCCTTCCTGCGCCAGTCCCATGGCCTCGTAGGTGAGCAGCTCGGCGATGGTGAAGCAGTCATGCACCTCGGCGAACGAGAGGTCGTTCACGCCCACATTCGCATGCTGGAGCGACTGCTGCCATGTGCGGCGCGGGCCTTCGAATTGCACAACGTCTCGCCCCTGCATCGGCAGGTAATCGTTGACCTGGGCGCGCGAGCGAAAGCGCACGGCGCGCGGAAAGTCTGCCAGCGCGTCGTCGCTTGCGAGAATCAGCGCGGCTGCGCCGTCCGAGACCAGCGAGCAATCGGTCTTGCGCAGCGGCGCCGCGATCATCGGGTTTTTGTCAGAGACGGTGTTGCAGAACTCGAAGCCCAGATCGCGTCGCATGTGAGCCCATGGGTTGAGCGCGCCGTTCGCATGGTTCTTGGCCGCGATGCGCGCGAGCGCCGCGCTGTGGTCACCATGGCGCGCAAAGTACTGCTGTGCAATCTTGCCGAAGATGCCGGGGAAGCCGCCATCGCCCGGCTGCACCTCGCCCGAGTAGCCGCAGTCGCCCAGAATGCGCGTGACCTCCGCGCCGCTCACCGCCGTCATCTTCTCGGCACCGACAACCAATGCAACGCGCGCACGTCCAGCCTCAATGGCGTCACACGCCGCATACACGGCGGCCGAGCCCGATGCGCAGGCGTTTTCCAGTCGCGTGGCGGGCTTCCAGCGCAGGGCCGGGTCGGCCTGCAATGCCAACGACGATGCAAAGATGTCAGGCGCAAAACCGCCGTTGAGATTGCCGAGCCAGATGCCGTCCACCGCCTGCCCGTCGATGCCCGCATGCGCCATGGCCTCAGACGCCGACTGGGTGATCAGCTGCTGAAGCGACAGGCCGTCGAGCTTGCCAAAGGGCAGATGCGCCCAACCCACGATTGCTACACCCATGTCCGTCTCCTTGATAGGGGTTGTTCCATGCAATCATGGTACGAAGCCGCACAGCCAGCGTACAGTCGCGCAACTACACTAGGGTTTACGCTTAATTCTTCCACTGACGCCGTTCATGACCGCCGATCTCTTCGCTGACGATCCCCATGCGCCCAAGCCCTTGCGCCTCGGCGAAGAGGCCGTGCTGCTCAGGGGCTTCGCGCTGGGCGAAGCCGATGCATTGCTCGCCGACATCGCCGCGATCACCTCTCGTGCGCCGTTTCGGCACATGATCACTCCAGGCGGCAAATCCATGTCGGTGGCGACCAGCAGTTGCGGCGATCTCGGTTGGGTGAGCGACCTGCATGGCTATCGCTACGCAAGCGCCGACCCGCTGAGTGGCCAGCCGTGGCCAAAGATTCCCAAGCGCTGGCTCGATCTCGCAGAGCGTGCCAAGCAGGCCGCAGGCTTTGCAGCGAGCAGCGCGCCCGATGCCTGCCTCATCAACCGCTACGCGCCCGGCGCACGGCTGTCGCTGCATCAGGACCGTGACGAGCGCGACTTCGGCGTGCCCATCATTTCGGTATCGCTCGGCCTGCCCGCCGTATTTCTATGGGGTGGAAACCGGCGCGCAGATCCGTATCGCACAATGGCCTTGTCGCATGGCGACGTGCTGCTCTGGGGCGGCGTGGATCGGCTGCGTTTTCATGGTGTAAGGCCGGTGACGCAAGATGCATTGGATCGAAGGATGTATCGATTCAACATCACCATGCGCAAGGCGGCCTGACGCCAAACGCTGCCCCGACGTCTCCCCTTGCGATGTAGGGCTATGGCCGAGCGGGTTGGTCGGCTGTCGGCAACTGGCTAGGATTTCAAGCGGTTTCCGCCCTTTTCGTTTTCCCTAAAAAAGGATCTGCGTGCGCGTTCTATACGTCGAAGACAATGACCAGCTCAGAGAATCCATCACCCTGCTTCTGCAGGGTGATGACCGAGAGGTAAGCCCGTGCGCGAGTGCTGAGGAAGCGCTGGAATTGGATGCACTCAAGCCCTTTGATCTGGTGATCACCGACGTCTCGCTACCCGGCATCTCCGGGCTGGAGTTGAGCGCCCGCCTGCTCGGCGCTGACGTCACGCGCTGGATAGTGCTGTGCAGCGGCTACCAGCTCGATGAGCACATCCGCGACCTGGGCGGCCCAAACATACGCGCGCTCGTCAAACCGTTTGGCATCGACGAACTGGAATCCACGGTGAAGTCGGTGCAGGACGCGCTCAGCAGCCCGCACTGAACAACAACCCACGCGCAACATCGCCCCTTCCTGCCTACATGTAGTAAGCGGATAACACCCGCGCGTGCCCAAGCCTGTCAACAATGCGGGGAGCCCTTCCCACATCAAACAGGAGACACACATGGCAGGCAAGAAGATTCTGATGATTTGCGGCGACTACTGCGAGGACTACGAGACCATGGTGCCCTTCCAGGCACTGCTGGCCGTGGGCCACACCGTGCACGCCGTGTGCCCAGACAAGACGGCCGGCGACAGCATCAAGACGGCAATCCACGACTTCGAGGGTGCACAGACCTACAGCGAAAAGCCTGGCCACCACTTCACGCTCAATGCGACTTTCAGCGCCGTGAAGGCAGAAGACTACGACGCACTCGTCATCCCGGGCGGTCGCGGCCCCGAATACCTGCGCACCTACCCCGCCGTGGTCGCGGCCGTGCGCCATTTCTTCGACGCCAACAAGCCGGTGGCCGCCGTCTGCCATGGCGCGCAGTTGCTCGCGGGCGCGGGGGTACTCAAGGGCCGCACCTGCTCGGCCTACCCCGCCTGCCGTGTTGAAGTGGAACTGGCCGGCGGCACTTATGCCGACATCGCCATCGACAAGGCCCACACTGACGGCAATCTGGTCTCGGCCCCCGCCTGGCCCGCGCACCCCGACTGGATCGCGCAATTTCTTGCCCTACTCGGCACACGCATCCAGAACTGACACTGGCAAGCTCGGCACAACGCTAGCCGGCTCACCCGCAAGGCCCAATTCAAGGCCTTTCGCGGGTGCTGTCATTCGTGTGATGGATGAATGAATGCACAATGCGGTGGCCCTTTCACCCCCAAGAGTTCAAAGGAGACATGCTATGTGCGAGGTATTCATCAGCGCGGACCCCAATCTCTACGCCAGCCGGGCGCGCTCGGTGCGACTGCACGGCGTGGTGACCAGCATCCGCCTTGAAAACCTGTTCTGGAAGGTGCTCGAGGAAATCGCCACGCGCGACGGGATGAGCGTGCCCCAGCTCTGCGCACGCCTGCACGACGAACTGCAGGAGGCCCACGGCAGCGTGGAAAACTTCACCTCGTTCCTGCGCGTGTGCTGTGGCCGCTACCTCGCCCTGCAACTCGCAGGCGGCATTCCGCAGGACTGCTCGATCCCGATCCGCAGCCTCAACGCGCAGCAGGTACTGGACACGGAACGTGAAACGCCTGTGACACACGCCCTGCGACGCGCTGGCTGAACTGGCTGTCTTCAGCCCTTGGTCGACTCCACATCCACATCGACCGCATCACCAATCGCGTAGAAGTGCCCGCCTGCGATGTAATGCAGGCTGCGCAGCTCATCGGGAGCGTTCTCGAACAGCCAGTGCCCATCACGAAACACCCGTGAATCGGCCCACGCCCCGACGATCTCGCCGATGAACAGGTCATACGTCGACTGATTGTGCGGCTCGCTGATGAGCCTGCAGGCCATCCACGCGGAGCACCCAGCCACCAACGGCAGATCGAACCCCGGCAATTCGAGCCACTCCACGCCCGCACGTTCAAGCTTGCCCGAATCGGTCAGTGCACTGTGTGTCCCCACATGGTGCACCAGCTGGGCCTGTGCAACGGTAGGCACCTGAATCACGAACTCCCCACTCCGCTCCACCAGCGCCCGCGTGCGCGTCGCCTTGTCGATCACCACCGTGAGCTTGCCGGGCGAGAAATCCAAAGCACAAGCCCAAGCCGCCGCCATCACATTCACCTCACCCGCATGCTGCGCAGACACCAGCACCGTCGGCCCATGGTTGAGCAGACGATAGGCCTTGGTGAGATCAACGGGAAGGACAAATGACGAGGAAACAGACGGCATGGGAATCACAAAAAAGAAGAAGCCAGAGATCGCAAAGTATCACCCAAGACCAAATTACCCAACGACCCAGACGTAGCGGGCCACCGAAGCGCAAGCGAGACTCGATCAACCACCCCAATGGGAAGACAGGCCCTCAGGCCAGGCGTCGAAGCCGCAGACGGCAGGTTCATACGGCAAGGCTTCGCAACAACGCATGAGGGCCTATATTGCCGCTTCCAAACGACCCACCAACCGACGCCAACGGCTTCGTACAAACAAAAAGCCAAACAAAAATGCCCAGAGACAAAAGCCTCCGGGCATCCCTCAACCTCCGAACTCATCTGTTGATGAGCCTACGCATACCAAATCATCTTTCTCGCAAAGCCTCTCTTCCTTTGTTGAATGGCTTGATCAGGTATTGCATGACGGTCTTGCTGCCGGTCAGAATTTCCACCGACGCAATCATCCCTGGACTGATCGGAAACACCTTCTCATCGCGCTTGAGATGATCCGCCTCAGTGCGGATGAACACCCGGTAGTAGTACTGGTCACGCTTCACATCGTCCTGGATCGTATCGGGCGAAATCGTCACCACCTTGGCGGGCAGGCCGCCATAGATCGAGTAGTCGTACGCCGTGATCTTCACCGTCGCCGTTTGACCGGGGTGGATGAAGGCGATGTCGCGCGGAGAAATCCGCGCCTCGACCAGCAGCTTCTCATCCAGCGGCACGATTTCCATGAGCTTGCCGTTGGGCGGAATCACGCCGCCGACCGTGGTGATCGCGATGTCCTTGACTACGCCGCGCACCGGCGAATTGAAGGTCAAACGCGTCAGCGCATCGGCGCGGCCACGGGTCACTTGACGCAGCGATTCGATTTCCGCATTCGCCTTGGCGAGATCCTCGCGCGCCTTCACCAGATACTGACTGCGTGCGTCTGCCATGCGGGTCGTGAGATCGTTGGCCTGGCGCTTGAGGCGCAGCACTTCCACATCGCTCGCAGCGCCGCGCACGACCAGCGGCTCGGTCAGGGACAGCTCCTTGCGCACCAGCATCAACGCTTCCTGCAGACCCGCAATCGTTCCTGCAAGACCTTCGCGTCGGGAGGCGTAGAGCGCGGTTTCGGTGCGCACCAGATCGCCATCAGACCGCACGTCATCAGGAAACTTCAGCGGCGTGCCGTTCACTTCCGCATAGAGACGCGCCGAGGTCGCCTGCGATGCACGCATGCGCACGGCGCTTTCCTGCACTGTGGCCTCGCTCTTGGTACGGTCGAGCTGCGCCAGCACCTCGCCCGCTTCGACAATATCACCCTCCTTGACCTTGAGCTCGACCAGAATACCGCCTTCGAGCGACTGGATGATCTGCTCGCGCGATGAAGGAATCACCTTGCCCGTGCCGGTCGACACTTCGGAAAGCTCGAACTCGCTGGCCCATATGGCGAACGCCGCGACCAGCAGCGCCAATATCCAGACGATCAGAAACGGTAGTGGCAACCCCACACGCTTGCTCGGCGAGTTCACCGGCAACGGGGGCATCTTGCGCATCATTGAGCCACCACCCGGACCACCGCCCACGCGCTTGACGTTCACCGTCGTTTTCTGGGGCATCACATTCTTCGCCGTCCCCGCAGCAAGATCAGAACTTCCCAGTGCAGACTGAGAGTGGGTTTGCCCGGACAGCATGGGCTCGGGCCTTTCATTCGCGTTCATCGCGTCATGCCTTGCCATTTGTCAACTCTCCCAACACATGCTTTTTCGGTCCGTCCATCACCACGCGACCGTTGTCCAGAATGATGATGCGGTCCACCCACTGCAGCACCTGCATGCGATGGGTCGCCACGATCAAGGTACGCGGGGCCAGCCACGGCGTCAGTGATTCGATCACCTGATGCTCGGTCACCTCGTCGAAATGGGCTGTGGGCTCGTCGAGCAGCAGCACCGATGGCTGGCGCACGATGGTGCGCGCCAGCAGCAACGCCTGACGCTGTCCGCCGGACAGGCCAAGGCCGCCTTCCTGGATCATCTCGTCCAGACCTTCGGGTCGTCCCTGAACCAAAGCCAGACCGCCCGACATGCGCAACGCCTCCAGAAGCTCTTGATCGGTTGCCATAGGGCGTCCGAGCACGAGGTTCTCGCGGATCGTGCCGTAGAACAGATTGAAGTTCTGCGCGAGCAGACCTACGTCACGGCGCACGTCCTGTGGATCGATGAGCG includes:
- a CDS encoding AMP-binding protein, whose amino-acid sequence is MNISQLLHRTALAHRERPAVFAGTQLVCDYRTLADRVARIAGHLRESCGVRSGDRVAIFSANCPQYLEALHAIHWAGAISVPVNYKLHSKELAYVLENSGARVVCVSPELHDSALDAGAAAYDLLVFGSAAWQAAVNDGNPLAMEDKRPDDVASLFYTSGTTGRPKGVMQTHRNLLATTMAYFTDVDDVQMHDAMVYAAPMSHGAGLYNYAHMLRGAKHVVPVSGGFDPAELVELAASIGHLSLFAAPTMVHRLVDHIRRSRADVDGFKTIVYGGGPMYVEDLRNALDTMGQKFVQIYGQGECPMTITALAREQIADAAHPRWAERIASVGKAHASVEVRVVDTDDRQVPVGELGEVIVRGDAVMAGYWANEAATHSTLRNGWLHTGDVASMDADGFLTLRDRSKDVIISGGSNIYPREVEEVLLLHPQISEVAVVGQRDADWGEVVIAFLVTGEGARPDDAELDALCLDHIARFKRPKSYRFVDALPKNSYGKVLKTELRNWLVKAD
- a CDS encoding acetyl-CoA acetyltransferase; this encodes MGVAIVGWAHLPFGKLDGLSLQQLITQSASEAMAHAGIDGQAVDGIWLGNLNGGFAPDIFASSLALQADPALRWKPATRLENACASGSAAVYAACDAIEAGRARVALVVGAEKMTAVSGAEVTRILGDCGYSGEVQPGDGGFPGIFGKIAQQYFARHGDHSAALARIAAKNHANGALNPWAHMRRDLGFEFCNTVSDKNPMIAAPLRKTDCSLVSDGAAALILASDDALADFPRAVRFRSRAQVNDYLPMQGRDVVQFEGPRRTWQQSLQHANVGVNDLSFAEVHDCFTIAELLTYEAMGLAQEGQGHRLLEDGTVMRNGRLPVNASGGLKAKGHPIGATGVSMHVLSAMQLMGEAGDIQVRDPELGAVFNMGGSAVANYVSILERAR
- the alkB gene encoding DNA oxidative demethylase AlkB, whose product is MTADLFADDPHAPKPLRLGEEAVLLRGFALGEADALLADIAAITSRAPFRHMITPGGKSMSVATSSCGDLGWVSDLHGYRYASADPLSGQPWPKIPKRWLDLAERAKQAAGFAASSAPDACLINRYAPGARLSLHQDRDERDFGVPIISVSLGLPAVFLWGGNRRADPYRTMALSHGDVLLWGGVDRLRFHGVRPVTQDALDRRMYRFNITMRKAA
- a CDS encoding response regulator; amino-acid sequence: MRVLYVEDNDQLRESITLLLQGDDREVSPCASAEEALELDALKPFDLVITDVSLPGISGLELSARLLGADVTRWIVLCSGYQLDEHIRDLGGPNIRALVKPFGIDELESTVKSVQDALSSPH
- a CDS encoding DJ-1/PfpI family protein; this translates as MAGKKILMICGDYCEDYETMVPFQALLAVGHTVHAVCPDKTAGDSIKTAIHDFEGAQTYSEKPGHHFTLNATFSAVKAEDYDALVIPGGRGPEYLRTYPAVVAAVRHFFDANKPVAAVCHGAQLLAGAGVLKGRTCSAYPACRVEVELAGGTYADIAIDKAHTDGNLVSAPAWPAHPDWIAQFLALLGTRIQN
- a CDS encoding ribbon-helix-helix domain-containing protein — encoded protein: MCEVFISADPNLYASRARSVRLHGVVTSIRLENLFWKVLEEIATRDGMSVPQLCARLHDELQEAHGSVENFTSFLRVCCGRYLALQLAGGIPQDCSIPIRSLNAQQVLDTERETPVTHALRRAG
- a CDS encoding flavin reductase family protein, which produces MPSVSSSFVLPVDLTKAYRLLNHGPTVLVSAQHAGEVNVMAAAWACALDFSPGKLTVVIDKATRTRALVERSGEFVIQVPTVAQAQLVHHVGTHSALTDSGKLERAGVEWLELPGFDLPLVAGCSAWMACRLISEPHNQSTYDLFIGEIVGAWADSRVFRDGHWLFENAPDELRSLHYIAGGHFYAIGDAVDVDVESTKG
- a CDS encoding HlyD family type I secretion periplasmic adaptor subunit; translated protein: MPQKTTVNVKRVGGGPGGGSMMRKMPPLPVNSPSKRVGLPLPFLIVWILALLVAAFAIWASEFELSEVSTGTGKVIPSSREQIIQSLEGGILVELKVKEGDIVEAGEVLAQLDRTKSEATVQESAVRMRASQATSARLYAEVNGTPLKFPDDVRSDGDLVRTETALYASRREGLAGTIAGLQEALMLVRKELSLTEPLVVRGAASDVEVLRLKRQANDLTTRMADARSQYLVKAREDLAKANAEIESLRQVTRGRADALTRLTFNSPVRGVVKDIAITTVGGVIPPNGKLMEIVPLDEKLLVEARISPRDIAFIHPGQTATVKITAYDYSIYGGLPAKVVTISPDTIQDDVKRDQYYYRVFIRTEADHLKRDEKVFPISPGMIASVEILTGSKTVMQYLIKPFNKGREALRER